One Bacteroidota bacterium genomic window carries:
- a CDS encoding clan AA aspartic protease: MKVRIPIRFLGIEGDGYHLAVKMKINGKSANAILDTGASKTVFDKTRIGHFLGKEKFSLNEQLSTGLGTTTMQSHVVELMMISLGKIVIQNYQAVVLDLSHVNETYHKLGLPKIDGVIGSDIFHRYKAVIDYEKKILWLREVKKVKKKK; this comes from the coding sequence ATGAAGGTTCGGATACCCATACGATTTCTCGGCATAGAAGGAGACGGTTATCATCTCGCTGTGAAAATGAAGATTAACGGGAAATCGGCGAATGCTATTCTCGACACCGGCGCTTCAAAAACCGTTTTTGATAAAACGCGCATCGGACATTTCCTGGGGAAGGAAAAATTTTCACTCAATGAACAATTATCCACCGGGCTTGGAACAACCACGATGCAAAGCCATGTGGTGGAACTCATGATGATCTCATTGGGAAAAATCGTTATTCAGAATTACCAGGCAGTAGTGCTCGACCTGAGCCACGTGAATGAAACGTATCACAAACTCGGATTACCGAAAATAGACGGAGTGATCGGCAGTGATATTTTTCACCGGTACAAAGCGGTGATCGATTACGAAAAAAAAATTCTCTGGCTGCGGGAAGTGAAAAAAGTGAAAAAGAAAAAATGA
- the mdh gene encoding malate dehydrogenase — protein sequence MKVTVVGAGNVGATCADVIAHKELCNELVLVDIKPNFSEGKALDIWQTAPINLYDTRVKGSTDDYSKTANSDVVVITSGLPRKPGMSRDDLISTNAAIVKSVTENIIKHSPNAIIIIVSNPLDVMTYCAYLTAKIDSSRVFGMAGILDTARYRAFLAEELNCSPKDIQAVLMGGHGDTMVPLPRYTTVGGIPVTELIDKTKLDAIIDRTKKGGGEIVNLLGTSAWYAPGAAAAQMVEAIVRDQKRIFPVCALLNGEYGMKNIYLGVPVKLGKKGIEQIIELKLNAEEKKLLDDSAKAVKEVMSVLDGMNIVTA from the coding sequence ATGAAAGTCACTGTAGTAGGCGCAGGTAATGTAGGTGCAACATGCGCTGATGTGATCGCACACAAAGAACTCTGCAACGAACTTGTTCTCGTTGACATCAAACCGAATTTCTCCGAGGGAAAAGCGCTCGACATCTGGCAAACTGCGCCGATCAATCTTTACGATACACGCGTGAAAGGATCGACCGACGATTATTCCAAAACAGCGAACTCTGATGTGGTGGTGATCACTTCGGGTCTTCCGCGTAAACCGGGAATGAGCCGCGATGATCTTATTTCCACGAATGCGGCCATTGTAAAATCGGTAACTGAAAATATTATCAAACATTCACCCAATGCGATCATCATCATCGTTTCCAATCCGCTTGATGTGATGACGTACTGCGCTTATCTCACTGCGAAAATAGATTCGAGCCGCGTTTTCGGAATGGCAGGAATTCTCGACACCGCACGTTACCGCGCATTTCTTGCGGAAGAATTGAATTGTTCTCCGAAAGATATTCAGGCCGTTCTCATGGGCGGACATGGCGATACGATGGTTCCGCTTCCACGTTACACGACAGTTGGAGGAATTCCGGTGACCGAACTCATTGACAAAACAAAACTCGATGCCATCATCGACCGCACAAAAAAAGGGGGAGGAGAAATTGTAAATCTTCTCGGAACATCTGCATGGTATGCTCCCGGCGCGGCAGCGGCACAAATGGTGGAAGCGATCGTGCGCGATCAGAAAAGAATTTTCCCGGTGTGTGCTTTGCTTAATGGAGAATACGGAATGAAAAATATTTATCTCGGCGTTCCGGTGAAGTTGGGTAAAAAAGGAATCGAGCAGATCATTGAACTCAAACTGAATGCAGAAGAAAAAAAATTACTCGACGATTCTGCAAAAGCCGTGAAAGAAGTCATGAGCGTACTCGATGGAATGAATATCGTTACGGCATAA